From the genome of Geminocystis herdmanii PCC 6308, one region includes:
- the crtH gene encoding carotenoid isomerase codes for MMSQYDVIVIGSGIGGLVTATQLASKGIKVLVLESYTIPGGSAGYFERQGYRFDVGASMIFGFGEKGTTNLLTRALAGVNQKIEIIADPVQIHYHLPNNLDLKVHRDYEQFLQEVYNHFPEEKEGIKAFYDECWQVFNCLNSMELLSLEEIRYLTRVFFQHPLSCLGLLKYLPLNVGDVARKYIKNSELLKFIDMECYCWSVVPADLTPMINAGMVFSDRHYGGINYPKGGVGKIGETLAEGLEKIGGEIRYQAKVKEIIVEGNQAKGVRLVDGEEYFARRIVSNATRWDTFDKLIDKSKKPKKEIKWQKNYRQSPSFLSLHLGVEAKVFAHNPECHHIILENWHNLEAEQGTIFVSIPTLLDPSLAPEGYHIIHAFTPSSIEYWEGLSGKQYEYKKEESAGRLIERLETIFPGLDAGLDYMEIGTPRTHRKFLGRINGSYGPIPAKRLNGLLSMPFNRTGIKNLYCVGDSTFPGQGLNAVAFSGFSCAHRIAVDLGY; via the coding sequence ATTATGAGTCAGTATGATGTCATTGTAATTGGTTCGGGTATTGGCGGTTTAGTCACAGCTACTCAATTAGCCTCAAAGGGAATAAAAGTTTTAGTCTTAGAAAGTTATACCATCCCCGGAGGCAGTGCCGGATATTTTGAGCGACAGGGTTATCGTTTTGATGTGGGCGCTTCCATGATTTTCGGTTTTGGAGAAAAAGGCACGACTAACCTCCTTACCCGTGCCTTAGCGGGGGTTAATCAAAAAATCGAAATCATCGCCGATCCAGTACAAATACACTATCACTTACCCAATAATCTTGATTTAAAAGTCCATAGAGATTACGAACAATTTTTGCAAGAAGTATATAATCATTTCCCTGAAGAAAAAGAAGGGATAAAGGCTTTTTATGATGAATGTTGGCAGGTGTTTAACTGTCTTAACTCTATGGAGTTACTCTCTTTAGAGGAAATTCGTTATTTAACAAGGGTATTTTTTCAACATCCCTTATCCTGTCTTGGTTTACTGAAATATTTACCGTTGAATGTGGGAGACGTGGCGAGAAAATATATTAAAAATTCTGAGTTACTCAAGTTTATTGATATGGAGTGTTATTGTTGGTCGGTTGTACCAGCTGATTTAACTCCCATGATTAACGCAGGGATGGTATTTTCCGATCGACATTACGGCGGAATCAACTATCCTAAAGGGGGAGTGGGTAAAATAGGGGAAACTTTAGCAGAAGGTTTAGAGAAAATAGGCGGTGAAATTAGGTATCAGGCAAAGGTGAAAGAAATTATTGTCGAAGGTAATCAAGCTAAAGGAGTGAGATTAGTTGATGGGGAAGAATATTTTGCCCGAAGAATCGTCTCTAATGCTACCCGTTGGGATACCTTTGATAAGTTGATAGACAAGAGTAAGAAGCCGAAAAAAGAGATAAAATGGCAAAAAAATTATCGTCAATCCCCTAGTTTCCTCAGTCTTCATTTAGGAGTAGAAGCCAAAGTTTTCGCTCATAATCCTGAATGTCATCATATCATTCTCGAAAATTGGCACAATTTGGAAGCGGAACAAGGTACAATTTTTGTTTCTATACCTACTTTACTCGATCCTAGTCTCGCCCCTGAAGGTTATCATATCATTCATGCTTTTACCCCAAGTTCGATCGAATATTGGGAAGGGTTATCAGGAAAACAATACGAATATAAAAAAGAAGAATCCGCAGGGCGATTGATAGAGCGCTTAGAAACCATCTTCCCCGGCTTAGACGCAGGTTTAGACTATATGGAAATTGGCACACCTCGCACCCATAGAAAATTTTTGGGGAGAATTAACGGTAGTTATGGCCCTATTCCAGCAAAACGTTTAAACGGTTTATTGTCAATGCCCTTTAATCGTACAGGAATTAAAAATCTTTACTGTGTGGGAGATAGCACATTTCCGGGGCAGGGTTTAAATGCAGTGGCATTTTCTGGATTTAGTTGCGCCCATCGTATCGCCGTTGACTTAGGCTATTAA
- a CDS encoding DUF790 family protein produces MLKSDLLIYRYSGQGIIPKKLPLQPEFLDMALELIYCYQDYVGKTQGELEEKLQELEGDSPEYKIKRGLSHLLKNSFAQFEIISPLNPTILREKVFTLATENTPLPDYRGETLDSIASQLTIELKKEVLPSEVEQGLYADLQENRILTQFEAPTPEALIHRYNVSQVQGILYRATNIVINAYRNDPGQYKLLFRYLKLFQLMSYIEGDADTGFTITIDGPTSLFKSSTRYGLALAKMIPALLHVSKWNLEAKLRMKDSFGSGEKTLYFQLNHQCGLVSHYANNQSYDSLLEESFANNWDKLNTEWRLEREVDLIPLPGSVMIPDFRLVHPDGRNFLLEIVGFWHPNYLQKKFYQVSRAEIDNLILAVCERLNLVKAGVNFQDLPHRLIWFKNRLSPKDILKLIENEES; encoded by the coding sequence ATGTTAAAAAGTGATTTATTAATTTATCGTTATAGTGGACAAGGTATCATTCCCAAAAAATTACCCCTACAACCAGAATTTCTGGATATGGCACTAGAACTAATATACTGCTATCAAGATTATGTCGGGAAAACCCAAGGAGAATTAGAAGAAAAATTGCAAGAATTGGAGGGAGATAGTCCAGAATATAAGATAAAACGAGGCTTATCCCATTTATTGAAAAATAGTTTTGCTCAGTTTGAAATTATTAGCCCTCTTAATCCCACTATCTTACGGGAAAAAGTCTTTACCCTCGCAACAGAAAATACCCCTTTGCCCGATTATCGAGGAGAAACTTTAGACTCGATCGCATCCCAATTAACGATAGAATTAAAAAAAGAAGTCTTACCCTCAGAAGTAGAACAAGGATTATACGCAGACTTACAAGAAAATCGTATCCTCACCCAATTTGAAGCTCCAACTCCTGAAGCTCTCATTCACCGTTATAATGTTTCTCAAGTACAAGGCATTCTATACCGTGCGACAAATATTGTCATCAACGCCTATCGTAATGACCCCGGACAATATAAACTATTATTTAGGTACTTAAAATTATTTCAGTTGATGTCCTATATTGAGGGAGATGCTGACACTGGTTTTACGATTACGATCGATGGACCGACGAGTTTATTTAAGAGTAGTACTCGTTATGGTTTAGCCTTAGCCAAAATGATACCAGCTTTACTTCACGTTAGCAAGTGGAATTTAGAAGCAAAATTGCGCATGAAAGATAGTTTTGGCAGTGGCGAAAAAACTCTTTATTTTCAGCTAAATCATCAATGCGGTTTAGTCAGTCATTATGCCAACAATCAAAGTTATGACAGCCTTTTAGAAGAATCCTTTGCTAATAATTGGGATAAATTAAACACCGAATGGCGCTTAGAAAGAGAAGTCGATTTAATTCCCCTACCCGGTAGCGTAATGATACCAGATTTTCGCTTAGTGCATCCTGACGGGCGAAATTTTCTCTTAGAAATTGTGGGGTTTTGGCATCCTAATTATTTACAAAAAAAGTTTTATCAAGTCAGTCGTGCAGAAATTGATAACTTAATTTTAGCCGTGTGTGAGCGTTTAAATTTAGTTAAAGCAGGAGTCAATTTTCAAGATTTACCCCATCGTTTAATCTGGTTTAAAAACCGTTTATCTCCTAAAGATATTCTTAAATTAATTGAGAATGAAGAATCATAA
- a CDS encoding Uma2 family endonuclease — protein MTAYTINFDVISTIDDEKFYQLCRHNPELKLEQNQKGELIIMPPTGGETGRFNSELNLEFGIWNRQKKLGYIFDSSTCFKLPKGGNRSPDVAYIQKERWDNLTLEEKIKFPPIAPDFVLELMSKTDSLKTLQEKMEEYIANGVKLGWLINPDKKQVEIYRQGQEKEILNNPKILSGEYILPDFTLDLTEIF, from the coding sequence ATGACTGCTTACACTATTAACTTTGATGTAATTTCGACCATTGATGATGAAAAATTTTATCAACTTTGTCGTCATAATCCTGAACTAAAATTGGAACAAAATCAAAAAGGAGAATTGATTATTATGCCACCAACAGGGGGAGAAACAGGAAGATTCAATTCAGAATTAAATCTTGAGTTTGGAATCTGGAATCGTCAAAAGAAACTAGGATATATCTTTGATTCTTCTACCTGTTTTAAACTACCAAAAGGGGGAAATCGATCGCCCGATGTGGCTTATATTCAAAAAGAAAGATGGGATAATTTAACATTAGAAGAAAAGATAAAATTTCCGCCCATCGCACCTGACTTTGTGTTAGAGTTAATGTCTAAAACGGACTCATTAAAAACACTTCAAGAGAAAATGGAAGAATATATAGCAAATGGAGTTAAATTAGGATGGTTAATTAATCCTGATAAAAAACAAGTAGAAATTTATCGTCAAGGGCAAGAAAAAGAGATTTTAAATAATCCAAAAATTTTATCAGGAGAATATATTTTGCCTGATTTTACGTTAGATTTAACTGAGATTTTTTAG
- a CDS encoding DUF305 domain-containing protein, whose amino-acid sequence MNINYSPKKIYVTLGVLVLFTTVIIVNKISEKPASQTMVNHNDMNHSMDLGPADANYDLRFIDAMIPHHEGAVIMAQDLAEKTQRPELQTLAKNIIDAQEKEIEQMKQWRKQWYPNAMTTPMAWHGEMNHMMAMSTEQIEAMKMNVDLGSADAEYDLRFLEAMIPHHEAAVIMAKDLAEKTQRPELQQIAQDILASQQAEIDQMKQWQQQWYEK is encoded by the coding sequence ATGAATATTAATTACTCACCAAAAAAAATATATGTAACTTTAGGTGTTTTAGTTTTATTTACAACTGTGATAATAGTTAATAAAATCTCAGAAAAACCAGCATCTCAAACTATGGTTAATCATAACGACATGAATCATAGCATGGATTTAGGTCCAGCAGATGCGAATTATGATCTTCGTTTTATTGATGCGATGATACCTCATCACGAAGGTGCTGTGATTATGGCACAGGATTTAGCAGAAAAAACCCAGCGCCCAGAATTACAAACATTAGCTAAAAACATTATCGATGCCCAAGAAAAAGAAATTGAGCAAATGAAACAATGGCGTAAACAGTGGTATCCTAACGCTATGACAACTCCCATGGCTTGGCATGGTGAAATGAATCACATGATGGCAATGTCAACAGAGCAAATTGAAGCAATGAAGATGAATGTAGATTTAGGTAGTGCAGATGCTGAGTATGATTTGCGTTTCTTAGAAGCAATGATTCCTCACCATGAAGCGGCGGTGATTATGGCGAAGGATTTAGCCGAGAAAACTCAACGCCCAGAGTTACAACAGATTGCTCAAGATATTTTAGCTTCTCAACAAGCAGAAATTGATCAAATGAAACAATGGCAACAACAATGGTACGAAAAATAG
- the ftsY gene encoding signal recognition particle-docking protein FtsY — MFNWFRRNKENKENNPITAPVIESKSPETKTEEVTTPVADTASLEWAKTAFANIQKQKQQPQETEETKTEEKTTEFVSETITEKIESSTVETETVSGSDVVLEENVEENVPAWLQKSDRLEVLKESAIEPEQELDEDFLWSAQVLANQGRLPEDVSEDEFIWLKKLRQGLGKTRRNLINQLKSVVGQGPLNQEAVMEIEAMLLSADVGINATDYIITTLQNKLKEEALPPEEAIAYLKGILQSVLDEPLKKLTKTEFEPEEGKLNIWLLTGVNGVGKTTTIGKLAHLAQTSGYKCVIAAADTFRAAAVEQVKVWGERTNTPVIANQGQNTDPASVVFDGITASIAREANLLLVDTAGRLQNKKNLMEELTKIRRIIDKKAINAHIESLLVLDATLGQNGLRQAQVFSEAAQLTGVVLTKLDGTAKGGVALAVCQQLNLPIRFIGAGEGIEDLRPFSSYEFVEALLSA, encoded by the coding sequence ATGTTTAATTGGTTTCGTCGTAATAAAGAAAATAAAGAAAATAATCCCATTACTGCTCCAGTTATCGAGAGTAAATCCCCAGAAACAAAAACCGAAGAAGTTACTACTCCTGTAGCTGATACAGCCTCCTTAGAATGGGCAAAAACTGCATTTGCCAATATTCAAAAACAAAAACAGCAACCCCAAGAAACAGAAGAAACAAAAACAGAAGAAAAAACTACTGAGTTTGTTTCTGAAACAATCACAGAAAAAATAGAATCTTCTACCGTTGAAACTGAAACTGTCTCTGGTAGCGATGTTGTTTTAGAAGAAAATGTGGAGGAAAATGTTCCTGCTTGGTTGCAAAAGTCCGATCGATTGGAAGTATTGAAAGAGAGTGCGATCGAGCCTGAGCAAGAGCTAGACGAAGATTTTTTATGGTCTGCACAAGTATTAGCCAATCAAGGACGATTACCCGAAGATGTGTCAGAAGATGAGTTTATTTGGCTGAAAAAACTCCGTCAAGGTTTAGGCAAAACTCGCCGTAATTTAATCAATCAACTGAAATCTGTTGTCGGACAAGGACCTCTTAATCAAGAAGCCGTCATGGAAATTGAGGCAATGTTATTAAGTGCTGACGTAGGAATCAATGCTACAGATTATATTATTACCACTTTACAAAATAAACTGAAAGAGGAAGCCTTACCCCCAGAAGAAGCTATCGCCTATTTAAAAGGAATTTTACAATCCGTCTTAGATGAACCTCTCAAAAAACTAACAAAAACTGAATTTGAACCCGAAGAAGGTAAACTCAATATTTGGTTATTAACGGGAGTTAACGGTGTCGGAAAAACTACTACGATCGGCAAATTAGCCCATTTAGCTCAAACATCTGGTTATAAATGCGTTATCGCCGCCGCCGACACCTTTCGGGCTGCCGCCGTTGAACAAGTGAAAGTGTGGGGTGAAAGAACAAATACTCCTGTTATTGCTAATCAAGGGCAAAATACCGATCCAGCGTCAGTGGTGTTTGATGGTATTACAGCTTCGATCGCACGGGAAGCCAATTTATTATTAGTGGATACCGCAGGAAGACTGCAAAATAAAAAGAACTTAATGGAAGAATTAACCAAAATTCGCCGAATTATCGATAAAAAAGCCATTAACGCTCATATTGAATCATTATTAGTCCTAGATGCCACTTTAGGACAAAATGGACTCAGACAAGCCCAAGTATTCTCCGAAGCGGCACAATTAACAGGAGTTGTCTTAACCAAATTAGATGGTACAGCTAAAGGAGGAGTTGCCCTTGCAGTATGTCAACAATTAAACTTACCCATTCGCTTTATTGGTGCAGGAGAAGGCATTGAAGATTTGCGCCCCTTCTCTAGCTATGAGTTTGTGGAAGCCTTGTTATCCGCTTAG
- the rsmG gene encoding 16S rRNA (guanine(527)-N(7))-methyltransferase RsmG produces the protein MSENNILPINENLWKNTINWIPSPENLRLWQELYNEILVINQHLNLTRITTAEEFWEKNLWDSLAPILQYDLTDKKIIDIGTGGGFPGLPISIVFPTSKLTLMDSVAKKINFIKEVAKKLNLTNINTLVDRAEALGQDQNHRKQYDFALIRAVAEVSVCLEYSLPLLKIGGIAILYRGNLTEEEKLKSAEISHKLGGKLIKITNQNTPIQNHTRHCIYIEKVKLTQKKYPREVGKPTKSPL, from the coding sequence ATGAGCGAAAATAATATTTTACCTATCAATGAAAACTTGTGGAAAAATACCATAAATTGGATACCTTCCCCAGAAAATTTAAGATTATGGCAGGAATTATATAACGAAATATTGGTTATTAATCAACATCTTAATTTGACCAGAATTACTACTGCTGAAGAATTTTGGGAAAAAAATTTATGGGATTCTTTAGCACCCATTTTACAATACGATTTAACGGATAAAAAAATTATTGATATTGGTACTGGAGGAGGATTCCCGGGTTTACCTATCTCGATCGTATTCCCTACTTCTAAATTAACGTTAATGGATTCTGTGGCGAAAAAAATTAACTTTATTAAAGAAGTAGCTAAAAAATTAAATTTAACTAATATTAATACTTTAGTCGATCGAGCGGAAGCCCTAGGACAAGATCAAAACCATCGAAAACAATATGATTTTGCCTTAATTAGAGCCGTAGCAGAAGTTTCAGTCTGTTTAGAATATAGCTTACCCTTATTAAAAATTGGAGGCATAGCTATTTTATATCGAGGTAATTTAACAGAAGAAGAAAAGCTAAAATCCGCAGAAATTAGTCATAAATTAGGAGGTAAATTAATTAAAATAACTAATCAAAATACCCCCATACAAAATCATACTCGTCACTGTATTTATATCGAAAAAGTAAAACTTACCCAAAAAAAATATCCTAGGGAAGTAGGAAAACCAACTAAATCACCCTTGTAA
- a CDS encoding TldD/PmbA family protein: MSPILLVSREIPNLSYHPSIDRFDLTWEKPLSTLLGMGRAAGADFVEFFLEKTNYISCLAEDDTITSITPRLSTGAGVRVFRGKQDCYVSTNDLTFNGLKQALEKALSILGLNLPQGSAFIPEINLEMFRDYATAKNKDTWLNNCSKIQEMGEILLTANSKLNKIANHVQSRRASYFRDWQEVLVASSDGTFARDIRLTQSVGYNLLCADGENRSSIGKRDGDTSNPDFLRTWNYDTVAEEVAESAGKMLYADYVESGQYPVIMANQFGGVIFHEACGHLLETTQIERKSTPFMDKKGEKIAHENLTAWDEGLTDKAFGSIDMDDEGMPPQRTLLIENGILKNFIADRAGAIRTGHPRTGSGRRQGYSFAAASRMRNTYIDCGKYTLDEVFNSVDKGIYCKKMGGGSVGPTGEFNFGVDEAYLVENGKITKPLKGATLIGTAKEIMTKISMSSQDLGLAAGFCGSVSGSVYVTVGQPHIKVDSITVGGR; this comes from the coding sequence ATGTCACCAATTTTATTAGTTTCCCGTGAAATACCAAATTTATCCTATCATCCCAGTATCGATCGATTTGACTTGACATGGGAAAAGCCATTATCTACATTATTAGGCATGGGAAGAGCCGCTGGAGCAGATTTTGTGGAATTTTTCCTCGAAAAAACGAACTATATCAGTTGTTTAGCAGAAGATGACACCATCACAAGCATAACTCCCCGACTCTCTACCGGGGCTGGAGTGCGCGTATTTCGTGGCAAACAAGATTGTTACGTTAGTACAAATGATTTAACTTTTAATGGTTTAAAACAAGCCTTAGAAAAAGCCTTATCTATTCTAGGTTTAAATTTGCCCCAAGGTAGTGCATTTATCCCTGAAATTAACCTTGAAATGTTCAGAGATTACGCCACCGCCAAAAATAAAGATACTTGGTTAAATAACTGTAGCAAGATACAGGAAATGGGGGAAATTCTCCTCACTGCTAACAGTAAATTAAATAAAATTGCTAATCATGTACAATCTCGTCGCGCTAGTTATTTTCGGGATTGGCAAGAAGTTTTAGTGGCTTCCAGTGATGGCACTTTTGCCCGTGATATACGCTTAACTCAATCGGTCGGTTATAATCTATTGTGTGCTGATGGTGAAAATAGAAGTTCGATCGGGAAGCGCGACGGTGACACCAGTAACCCCGATTTTCTGCGCACATGGAATTATGACACCGTAGCCGAAGAAGTAGCCGAATCCGCAGGAAAAATGTTGTACGCTGACTATGTAGAATCAGGGCAATATCCCGTTATCATGGCAAATCAATTCGGCGGAGTAATCTTCCATGAAGCCTGTGGGCATTTACTCGAAACCACTCAAATCGAAAGAAAAAGTACCCCTTTTATGGACAAAAAAGGCGAAAAAATTGCCCATGAAAATCTCACTGCATGGGATGAAGGCTTGACAGATAAAGCATTCGGTAGTATCGACATGGATGATGAAGGAATGCCACCTCAACGCACTCTTTTAATCGAAAATGGTATATTAAAGAACTTTATCGCCGATCGAGCAGGTGCAATACGCACAGGACACCCCCGTACTGGTAGCGGTAGAAGACAAGGCTATAGTTTCGCCGCCGCTTCTCGTATGCGCAATACCTATATTGATTGTGGAAAATATACCCTCGATGAAGTATTTAATTCCGTAGATAAAGGCATTTACTGCAAAAAAATGGGCGGTGGAAGTGTCGGTCCTACAGGGGAGTTTAATTTTGGCGTTGATGAAGCCTACCTCGTGGAAAACGGCAAAATCACTAAACCCTTAAAAGGTGCAACTCTCATCGGCACTGCAAAAGAAATCATGACAAAAATTTCTATGTCATCCCAAGACTTAGGATTAGCGGCGGGTTTTTGTGGCTCTGTCAGTGGTAGTGTTTATGTTACCGTAGGGCAACCTCATATTAAAGTCGATTCTATCACTGTCGGTGGAAGATAA
- a CDS encoding ATP-grasp domain-containing protein, translated as MDLLEYQAKQLFQEVGIPVLPSQSISHAKDLKNLLIPYPIVLKSQVLASGRAKFGGVKFVENTIDAIAASQYIFNLQIEGEYPEVILAEARYDAENELFLAVMLDYTLKKPILLGSMYGGIHIDVLLENLQTCVIDGDFSPFYARRLVKQMGLTGNSIASVSKIVEKMYRLFLDYDLEAIEINPLGVNNNGEVMALDGKIRINDYALNRHPKLLASLSKENISHSSPSYNVLKLDETSNLAVISDSVDLGIFTVNSLLNQGQKTHNYYYIFSGNNKDKQENLNSIFVDIFNNEQIKVVLINLVNQENFSDFFIQKIGEFYQKDIITKLPRSEDRVDRPTGLRLFENTPQVKRKPSLSVRKIDWVLRTISSYNSIEPSQLNGLPRPIITDFESSIAKSGASAIEQTIKYCQSYLDIAP; from the coding sequence ATGGATTTATTAGAATATCAGGCAAAACAGCTATTTCAAGAGGTAGGGATTCCAGTATTACCATCTCAGTCGATTTCCCATGCTAAGGATTTAAAAAATCTGTTAATACCTTATCCGATAGTTTTAAAATCTCAAGTTTTAGCTAGTGGAAGGGCAAAATTTGGCGGTGTGAAGTTTGTTGAAAATACCATTGATGCCATTGCCGCTTCTCAATATATTTTTAATTTACAGATTGAAGGAGAATATCCTGAAGTTATTTTAGCGGAGGCTCGTTATGATGCTGAAAATGAGCTATTTTTAGCGGTTATGCTCGATTATACTCTGAAAAAGCCCATTTTGTTAGGTTCGATGTATGGTGGCATTCACATTGACGTTTTATTAGAAAATCTCCAAACCTGTGTCATTGATGGTGATTTTTCGCCTTTTTATGCCCGTCGTTTGGTGAAACAAATGGGATTAACTGGTAATTCGATCGCATCTGTGAGTAAAATTGTTGAAAAAATGTATCGTCTTTTTCTCGACTATGATTTAGAAGCCATTGAGATTAATCCTTTGGGGGTAAACAATAACGGGGAAGTTATGGCATTAGACGGCAAAATTAGAATTAATGATTATGCCTTGAATCGTCACCCTAAATTATTAGCATCTTTAAGTAAGGAAAATATTAGTCATTCTTCCCCTAGTTATAATGTATTAAAGTTAGATGAAACTAGCAATTTAGCGGTTATTTCCGATAGTGTGGACTTAGGTATTTTTACGGTTAATAGTTTACTTAATCAAGGACAAAAAACCCATAATTATTATTATATATTTTCAGGAAATAACAAAGATAAACAAGAAAATCTTAACAGTATTTTTGTAGATATATTCAACAATGAGCAAATAAAAGTTGTGTTAATTAATCTTGTCAATCAAGAAAATTTTTCAGATTTTTTTATTCAAAAAATTGGGGAATTTTATCAAAAAGATATTATTACAAAATTGCCCCGTAGTGAAGATAGAGTCGATCGACCTACGGGGTTGCGATTGTTTGAAAATACACCACAAGTTAAACGAAAACCCTCCCTTTCGGTGAGAAAAATTGATTGGGTTTTAAGAACTATATCATCCTATAATTCCATCGAACCTTCACAATTAAATGGATTACCCCGTCCAATTATAACGGATTTTGAAAGCTCGATCGCTAAAAGCGGCGCAAGCGCGATCGAGCAGACAATCAAATATTGTCAATCATATTTAGACATTGCCCCATAG